The Trichomycterus rosablanca isolate fTriRos1 chromosome 19, fTriRos1.hap1, whole genome shotgun sequence region TGTTTTGTATGTATGCTCTTTTTGTAGGTGTCTTTGACCCGCAGTCCACCCATGAAGGAAGAGGGGCAGGGCGAGGGTCTCCTCTTAATCTCGTATGACCGCACATTAGTGGTGAAGCAAATCTCCAGTGAGGACGTGGCAGACATGCATAACATCCTGTCTGAATATCACCAGGTACTTCACTATCTTATGATCAGTAATTAACGTGAATGAATGAGTTTGTACAGATGTTATTAGttaaacagtagcaatagacaTGCAGGTCCTGACCAATAACATGAAATGGGCACGGATGCTGTATagcttgtttttaaatttatttatttatttcgcactcaggtggtgcatcaGTCtgttacgctagctcaccactgctgagatccgggtttgaatctcagcagtgctgtcgGCCTGTTAGCCATGAGTACatgtaataattaggaggggtgtccacatattttttgccatattgtgtatttacattttttacatttttggcatttagcagacgcttttatccaaagtgacttacattacagttacagtatacagtctgagcaattgagggttaagggccttgctcaagggcccaacagcagcaacctggcagtggtggggctttaaccagcaaccttctgattactagtccagtaccttaacctctaggctacagcttgccactGTATGTTTTGAAGTTAAACAGTAGAAAGCTTTATTTCCCTGAGCTAGTGAGTGCACAGGCTGATTTCTAAATTGTTTAGACACCTTGTCTGATATTTCAAGTTTTCTGAGCACCTTGTGTTTTTTTACACACTGTTCTCATCCTAACTGGGTGCCCATGTCCTGGAAATCACTGGGTGCATCACTTGTGTCTATattagtgtattttatttttaaactctcTTCTATTAAAGAAAACTAGGGCAGCCGTGCTTGTCGTGCGTTACCGTCACAAGCTGTCGGTCATGACCTTCCCCGCTGTAGTGAATTATTGCCTTGTTTCTAAATACCTCAGGTATTGTACTTGTCACACTGAATGATCTCAGATCAAAGAACAAAGTGATATGACACAGAGGGAGCTGActgtaaaacacatttaaaacacattctTTAAAACAATGCCATTCATTTAAGAGACAAAGGTTTTCAAAACCTATATCACTGTTGTGGAAAAGTATCTCtttcttaaatgtaaaaagtgGTAACACCTCCTGTAAGAAATACGACCATATATTGCTCCTAATCAGGCACTGTACTGTTTTGGGCATAAACTTGGGCTTCTCGTTGGAGCATCGCTGTTGGTTTCAAAAGAGGGCTTTTACTAGGCCACTCAAAGTCTTCTTTGTTATTAGTGGGATTCTCTTGGGGTTCCTCAGCCATTCCGGTATATTCTCTGATGACGGGAGCAGCACTGTGGCTGGtagatagcactgtcgcctcactgtgagaaggtcctgggtttgatacccAAGTAaagcggtctgggtcttttctgtgtggagtttgcatgttctccccatgtctgtgtagttttcctctgggagctccggtgtcctcccacaatcGAAAgatgtgtaagtgaggtgaattggagatacaaatttgcctgtgactgtgtttgacaataaacttgaactgataaattgtgtgtaaccagtaactacctgtcctgtaaaacatgatgttcaaatcctaataaattaataaatactctAATAATGGCaaagtgttcctgtagaaagcTTTAAGGTGACTGCTTATCTTTAAAGGAGTCTCAAACTCTATATTTGTGGGCCACTAACCAGGTAGTGTTCTCCAAGTTGGGGGCCAGAGTGAAGAAACATGCCAAATTGCACGGCAAAAACTAAATATCGACACTTGATATCAACAACATACACATCCAGCACCTGAAGTATATTAAACATTCAGTGTTTGCTAGCAAAAACCTGGCAGTGATTCTTCTGGCACAAATGAGCCACACTTGCTTTAAGTGAGTTTGGGCATCAGACAGTCTGGATCTGTGCTTTGACTTATTTACAGTGATGTTCATAGTGGGCAGGAGTTTTCCACTCACATGTGTTCTTCCAGAGAGACACAAGACTCGTTTGAACAACTTGAAACAGCTCTGGGAAGGATGAGAGTGGCTCTGTTTAAAACTACAATCAAACTCATTGTCTCAGGTTCTATTTGTGTAATAATATATTTAGTTTAGGAATTTGAAATCAACTCAGATAAAGTACTTAATTAAGTTATCTAAGTtatattttggaatgtgtcacTGCCGACTGTTACTACTCATGCACATGTTTTATATAGGATGGCTGTTAACATCTGCTGTGATGAAGTGCAGTGTAttatgtaactgtgtgtgtttgtgggtttGTGATTAATCGTCGTACACTTGTAAAGCTTTTGTCTGAATCCACTGCAGCTAAATGATCAAACATGGTGAAAGTGATCGTCGCTCTGCTTTGCCTCAGCATTTGTAGACCAGAGCGCTCGGTTTCCTAAACCCTCAGGAATCTGTTAGGAGTTTTGGGAATGTTGGCTGTGCTGTTAAACAGATGTTCTGACTTGCAGGCAGCCATGAAGTGTTTCATTTTGCCCTCTATCAACATTTCAACAACCAAGGGGGTCTAAACACACATGGATGTGGATTTTAATAGGTTACAAAGCACAGGTGAAGAGTAACGTATTGTTTTTACTCTGTGAACAGGAGAGAGGAAACGGAGGAAACACTCTGTAGCTTGTTATCAGTAGCTGTGACCTTGGTTTGATAACAGTTTGAATATAGTGCTAGGCTAgctgaatatattttattatacaggATATGAAACATTACATTACAGATGCAAATCCTACTGTATATTGGTTACAGGTCATGCAAAGATTAACCACATTGACCATCTAGAATTATTTAGTCCTGCATTTACCTTAAATtttttgtaaacatgatttatcacAATAGCCAGCTTGAAAACATCAGACAAAGGCTTTACACTGAGCTGCCAATATATAATTActacttattttatttggtATACCCATTGTAAAGCTGCATAAATGCATATTCATTCAAAGATTTAAAAATCTCTGGAATATTCCAAAATCtgtcaaaaaaaataaaaaatcctgTTTTCCTGCACAATTGTGGCTTATTTGCTAAATTGAACATATtcgggccactcaggtggcgcagctgtaaaacacattagcacaccagagctgacattttgaactcgtcggtttgaaacttagctctgccattcggctgggctgggcggctacatgaacaatgattggcttgttgctCATACCTGgtacaattacaacctctgctggctgattgattgcgcctacacagagtcgaggaataatgcgtttatcagggtgtggctctccgtacacaaagctgatccacatatgaactcgcctcgtgcagatgaaaagatgcagtcggtactgcacacgtgtctcactctcctcaatcagcagtggggatcagcatcagtagaaaggaagtgtaatgcactcgggaaattggatacgactagatttggaggaaaattggggggaaatgcaaaggtttttaaaggtttggcagatttaatattttatgttttctcCCCCCAGCATCTTTACTTCAGTAAAATTCATAGAAATTggtttcattgcaaaacaatgaGCTACAGCCGTTTTTGTTAAACTACTAGCAAGCTGAGTAGTATTTATGAATGAAGCTCCTGCCATCCATGCAACATCTGAACCTTCTTTTAAAGTCAATTAGAACATATACTTTTTGCAATCAATGCACACATCTGCATGTCCATTCATATCTCTTAAATATGTCAGGTCGTAGGTGTAGAGCTggaacatgaaaaaatgtacaATTAAAGGAAAGTGTTAGAAGGACTGTACAGATCTCGGGATAACAGTCAGAAAGTGCATGGAACAGTTACCAGTGTCACCTTAAGCTTAGAGAATGTTTGTTAGAATTGTAAGATGTTCACCACATTGTATCATATGCTATACATGCTATAGACAGATAAACAAAAGACCAgtaattttggttttgtttggcaTTACTTTTTTACATATGTCCATAAGGGGGACCACGGTCTCCAGAAtctgtttgtgtgatggtgtaaatCATAGGTAGGTTTTTCCAGAGGAAGATTCGCTGCAGCTTGTGGAAGCCAAAGTTCAACAAATGGAACAATAGAGATGATAGCCTGCAGGatgaaaatacatttttattgctAAAACAGCATGTGAAAGAAGAACTGTGTGTCAATAGCAGACATGTGTTCTGCTTAAACTAATTATAAAAAGTAAGAGTGTTGTGCGAGAAGGTTAAAAGTGATACGTGGTTGACGATAATGGTTTCTTTGCTTTTTGCAGCACATAGTGAAGTGTCATGGCAGCACACTTCTCCCACAGTTTCTGGGCATGTACCGGGTGAGTGTAGAGAGCGAGGACACCTACCTGATCGTCATGAGGAACATGTTCAGTCACCGACTCGTCGTGCACAGAAAATATGATCTTAAGGTAAGAAGCTTAGTTAAAACATGCCATGTGTTGTGTCTGCACAATGTACCAGAACCTTCTGCACCTTCACTACACTATCTGTTGTGTCCAATTGCGCAATTGTAATACCTCTGCTACTTGCACCACCCCTGCCCTGATCCAAAGTGAAACTCACCTATCACACACCCCCTCAGACACTTGTGTAGTTTCTGACTGCTTCTTTTTGCGCACCAGAGGCTTAATGTGTACACTGCTCCATGAATTAAGCACCTCTTGTGCAAACTCCTCGAccatccagcagaggtcgcattggcagcagcaatgaggaacgcTTTCACTTTATACAACCAGTTGTGCCTGTTTTGGAAGCGCAGCAAGGTTAAAAGCATTGAGTGAAAATTCAATTCTAGAGCTTGTGAACATCAGTGCTGGGCCAGtgcatttatttcattattttattgtgtgtaTTTCAATACACCAGTGCAATAATCCATGGGTATTATCTCTATCTATTGTAGGAATTTTGGCATACAGTGCCATGTGCTGGGTTTATCATTATAGTCCGTATTACCAGACTTGTGAATATTGAACTTTATTTGATATGTTAACTTTTGCAGGGTTCCTTGGTAGCACGAGAGGCCAGTGATAAGGAGAAGGTAAGTCAAACATTTTTGCCAATATTTGAGAATATACAGGATTTGTTTACATAGCCCACTATGAAATATATGAAACGACTccttaatgatgttatttttacGTGATTCTCTCAGGTTAAAGATTTACCCACTTTTAAGGATGTGGATTTTAGAAACAACATGCAGAAGGTCTATGTGACAGAAgagcagaaagaaaagattaTGGAAAAGCTTAACAGAGATGTGGAGGTGGGACCTTTTTAACCAAATATTCATGTTATACAGGGTATGAGAGGTTTTCAGTTCACCATGCTGGCTATTCAGGAGACATTTTTTAAGAATACTGGAATATTGTACATTATCATTTGTAATACCAGTGGTTCCAAACCCTTTTTTGTTTGCTGGACCACAATGGGCCATGACATTGACCATTATCCAGTCCTGCAgcttacattaataaatattaataaataggaGTAACGGTTGAGCCCCTgtgcaaggaccttaaccctcatttgctcaaattgtattcagtcacaattgtaagttgatttggttaaaagtgtctgatgccataaatgtaaatatgtggaaATATTTTCTCAGGGAACAGGTCATGTGACATGCTAAATTGATAgcacagtttattttttattttttcagtatGTAAAattctgaaaataataaacattgtgCAATAGGATGCTCGAGTGATGCGGCAGTGAAATACGCTAGCTTGCAactgctgagatccggggtgctatcggctggccagGCATtaacacagacattattggctatgtctaagagtTAGAGTGAACAGTCTAGCCGTTGGGAGGTGAACTTGTCAGtacgctctcagtgctggtcccaagccaggATTCAGTAGGGAGGGATGTGTCAGAAAGTGTACCCggtgtaaaaattgtgccaggTCAAGTGTGAAGACCAGAATGTTGAAAAAGTACTGAAAATTCATCAACAGTACACGTCTTCATTTTTATCTGTATGTGGATGTTGTAGTTTCTGGTAAAGCTGAAGATAATGGACTACAGCCTGCTGCTCGGGATTCACGATGTGGCCCGGGCTGAGCGCGAGGAAGAAGAGGGAGAGGAGCCCAGCTGTGAGGACGAAGGGGAGGCGGAGAACGGCGTCACTCCCACCGCACACACCGGCTCCTACGGCACGTCCCCCGAGGGCATCGCAGGCTACATGAACTCTTTTAAACCCATGGGTCCCGGAGAGTTCGACCCCTACTTGGATGTTTACGCCGTCAAAAGTGCCCCAGGTTAGTTTCTTGGAAAGGTGAGAGGAAGCTGATTCATCAGTTAGGAAGTGCCGTGCTGCTGTTTTTACTCCCTTGGAAAAAAGGGTTCGGTGCGAGTCTTCCTATAGGAGGAAACAGAACACTCACTATGTTGACTCTGA contains the following coding sequences:
- the pip4k2ca gene encoding phosphatidylinositol 5-phosphate 4-kinase type-2 gamma, which produces MMASLGHPGSASGPMLVLAAKTKTKKKHFVQQKLKVFRASDPVLSVFIWGVNHSINDLNQVPVPVMLLPDDFKANTKIKVNNHLFNKENLPGHFKFKEYCPQVFRNLRERFGIEDQDYQVSLTRSPPMKEEGQGEGLLLISYDRTLVVKQISSEDVADMHNILSEYHQHIVKCHGSTLLPQFLGMYRVSVESEDTYLIVMRNMFSHRLVVHRKYDLKGSLVAREASDKEKVKDLPTFKDVDFRNNMQKVYVTEEQKEKIMEKLNRDVEFLVKLKIMDYSLLLGIHDVARAEREEEEGEEPSCEDEGEAENGVTPTAHTGSYGTSPEGIAGYMNSFKPMGPGEFDPYLDVYAVKSAPGAPQREVYFMGLIDVLTQYDTKKKAAHAAKTVKHGAGAEISTVHPEQYAKRFRDFISNIFA